In Aerococcus loyolae, a genomic segment contains:
- a CDS encoding acylphosphatase translates to MLTSKIQVQGRVQGVGFRFHVTRLANKLQLTGTVKNESDGSVTIQLQADEGQREHFITELQDPKNIPYARIDQLSVTEEKGLPAMHDFHPIY, encoded by the coding sequence ATGCTAACCAGTAAAATCCAAGTTCAAGGACGGGTACAAGGCGTCGGCTTTCGTTTTCACGTTACCCGCCTAGCCAACAAACTGCAACTGACCGGTACGGTAAAAAATGAGTCCGATGGTAGTGTGACTATCCAATTACAGGCAGATGAAGGCCAAAGAGAACATTTTATCACAGAGCTCCAGGATCCTAAAAATATCCCTTACGCTAGAATCGACCAGCTTAGTGTCACGGAAGAAAAAGGTCTTCCAGCTATGCATGATTTTCACCCCATATATTGA
- a CDS encoding competence/damage-inducible protein A yields the protein MKAEIIAVGTEMLMGQIVNTNAPFIARQLNELGIEHYYETVVGDNPERLVELTQIAESRSDMIIYSGGIGPTQDDLTKQAIAEYLNEELIYDQECLEQIKQYYQDRHQSMSSNNLQMALTYKNGQSLKNETGQACGSLIYKKGCLYVFLPGFPDELEPMFINEVKPYLFEHLSNKQVLASRFLNFFGIGEAALTSRLENLISKQSNPTIAPYASKSVVTLRLTAQGENHAVTDKLLDQAQEEILDLVGEYYYGSGYNYLPMDALFDYLNQGGKTIAFAESLTGGLAAHLLVNHEGSSKIFKGSTVSYSEYAKAHVIGVSQATLDQEGMVSESCARQMAELTCSDYGADYAISFTGVAGPDKMEGQEVGTVYCGFASQGQSTQVKRYHINGNRSAIRLKVIYQAVLDFIQEKS from the coding sequence ATGAAGGCAGAAATAATCGCGGTAGGAACAGAAATGCTTATGGGACAAATTGTCAATACCAATGCTCCATTTATCGCTAGACAACTGAATGAACTAGGGATTGAACACTACTATGAGACGGTGGTGGGTGACAATCCTGAGCGCTTAGTTGAATTAACTCAGATTGCCGAGTCACGTAGCGATATGATCATTTACTCTGGGGGAATTGGGCCGACCCAGGATGATTTGACCAAGCAAGCCATTGCCGAGTACTTAAATGAAGAGCTTATTTACGACCAAGAGTGTTTAGAGCAGATAAAACAGTACTACCAGGACCGCCATCAAAGCATGTCCTCCAACAACCTACAGATGGCTCTGACTTATAAAAATGGACAATCGCTAAAGAATGAAACGGGTCAAGCCTGTGGTAGTCTAATTTATAAAAAGGGCTGTCTCTATGTTTTCCTGCCTGGTTTTCCAGATGAATTGGAACCTATGTTTATTAATGAGGTCAAGCCTTATCTCTTTGAACATTTGTCCAATAAACAGGTATTGGCTTCTCGCTTTTTAAATTTCTTTGGTATTGGAGAAGCGGCCTTAACTAGTCGTCTAGAAAACCTGATCTCTAAACAAAGTAATCCAACGATCGCTCCTTATGCATCTAAATCAGTAGTCACCTTAAGACTCACGGCCCAAGGGGAGAATCACGCAGTTACAGATAAACTACTTGACCAAGCCCAGGAAGAAATCCTTGACCTTGTTGGCGAATATTATTACGGAAGTGGTTATAATTACCTCCCTATGGATGCCTTGTTCGATTATTTGAACCAAGGAGGAAAAACGATTGCCTTTGCTGAAAGCCTAACGGGTGGTCTAGCGGCGCATTTATTGGTCAACCATGAAGGCTCTTCAAAAATTTTTAAAGGCTCAACAGTTTCCTATAGTGAATATGCCAAGGCTCATGTCATTGGCGTAAGTCAAGCAACTCTCGACCAAGAGGGCATGGTTAGCGAGTCTTGTGCCCGGCAAATGGCTGAATTAACCTGCTCGGACTATGGGGCTGATTATGCCATTAGCTTCACCGGAGTTGCTGGCCCTGATAAGATGGAAGGTCAAGAAGTTGGAACCGTCTATTGTGGTTTTGCTAGCCAAGGGCAGTCTACCCAGGTCAAACGTTATCACATTAATGGCAACCGTTCAGCCATTCGTTTAAAGGTTATCTACCAAGCAGTATTAGATTTTATCCAAGAAAAGTCCTAA
- the pgsA gene encoding CDP-diacylglycerol--glycerol-3-phosphate 3-phosphatidyltransferase — translation MNLPNRLTMLRILMIPLFILLIEIPFNWGTWAIGSQSVSIQFAVAALIFAIASLTDWLDGYIARRDNLVTNFGKFADPLADKMLVITALIELIALGKAPAWIVAIIVMRELAVTGLRLLIVTEGEVLAAKWPGKIKTCTQMLAIILLLMNDFPFQVLPFSLGQFCLYLALLATIYSGYDYFKKNWQVFSDSF, via the coding sequence ATGAATTTACCTAATCGACTGACTATGCTAAGGATTTTGATGATTCCTTTATTTATTTTATTAATAGAAATTCCTTTTAATTGGGGAACATGGGCCATTGGCAGTCAAAGCGTGAGTATACAATTCGCTGTAGCAGCTCTTATTTTTGCCATAGCGAGTTTAACCGATTGGCTGGATGGCTATATTGCTCGTCGTGATAACCTGGTGACCAACTTTGGTAAGTTTGCCGACCCCCTAGCGGATAAAATGTTGGTCATTACCGCCTTAATCGAGCTCATTGCTCTAGGCAAGGCGCCAGCTTGGATTGTTGCCATTATTGTCATGCGTGAGTTGGCCGTTACGGGCTTAAGGCTTTTGATCGTGACTGAAGGGGAAGTTTTGGCAGCTAAGTGGCCAGGAAAAATCAAGACCTGTACCCAGATGTTGGCGATCATTTTATTATTAATGAACGATTTTCCTTTCCAAGTCTTGCCATTTTCACTCGGACAGTTTTGCCTCTACCTGGCTTTACTAGCAACCATCTATTCAGGTTATGATTATTTTAAAAAGAATTGGCAAGTTTTTAGTGATAGTTTTTAA
- a CDS encoding DNA translocase FtsK, with protein sequence MAKRKTRSKKKTNNTYQQAIIAFFILILTGLGSFQLGFLGRIVKASMRFMVGELYLLGFFLVAITALAYLLTNQGPNWRKRPYSSLLLAVPILALLCHAIQFKEVMAKGESLFAVSLNHFLAGFKGNFQPEVGGGIMGAGLYQVSYFILSQWGTYLLILLAALAWLAYCLNISGQEMISSVQNLFQMVVQWLQGFINATKEKSAKRKETKANKVKKNQPEIPVKDYSSKLAEGEDEAGEVRFDDDKNQESAVEIVGPNYQNLVGSKEESTLDQGKTSHSQDQASQLSLDIDEEDDGEDLSDLTIEAEEENPDYKLPPVSLLNPIHHTDQSSEYHIIKENIKTLEKTLASFNVDAKVTKANLGPAVTKYEIEPAVGTKVSKITNLADDIALALAAKDIRIEAPIPGKSVIGIEVPNQKVSVVSFRDSFENQPANTKLLEVPLGRSIYGDTRVADLTKMPHLLIAGSTGSGKSVCINGMIVSILLKAKPNEVKLMMIDPKKVELNVYNGIPHLLTPVVTNPRKAAQALNKVVEEMERRYELFAATGQRNIDGYNHHVSEYNENSDDKQALLPYIVVIVDELADLMMVASKEVEAAITRLAQMARAAGIHMILATQRPSVDVITGIIKANVPSRIAFAVSSGTDSRTIIDQNGAEKLLGRGDMLFMPMGEGKPLRVQGAFITDEEVESVVDFVKDQQEANYSEAMMPSEVNENSAADDLDEMWDEVIDFVKGRETVSISMLQRQFRIGYNRAARLVDDMEARGIVSEQNGSKPRTVNISEKQEDQED encoded by the coding sequence ATGGCAAAAAGAAAAACACGTTCAAAGAAAAAAACAAATAATACTTACCAACAAGCGATTATCGCTTTTTTTATTTTAATTTTAACCGGGCTAGGAAGCTTTCAACTGGGCTTTTTAGGTCGAATTGTCAAAGCCAGCATGCGCTTTATGGTGGGTGAGCTCTATCTATTGGGATTTTTCCTGGTGGCCATTACCGCCCTTGCCTATTTGTTAACCAATCAGGGGCCAAATTGGCGCAAACGCCCGTACAGTTCTCTGTTATTAGCCGTCCCCATTTTGGCTTTACTCTGCCATGCGATCCAGTTTAAAGAAGTCATGGCCAAGGGGGAATCTCTATTTGCCGTCAGTTTAAATCACTTTTTGGCAGGTTTTAAAGGGAATTTTCAGCCAGAAGTCGGTGGCGGTATCATGGGTGCTGGCCTTTATCAAGTGAGTTACTTTATCCTCAGCCAATGGGGAACCTACCTACTTATTTTGCTAGCTGCTTTAGCTTGGTTGGCTTACTGCCTAAATATATCCGGTCAAGAAATGATTTCCAGTGTCCAAAATCTTTTTCAAATGGTGGTGCAGTGGCTACAAGGCTTTATAAATGCTACTAAGGAGAAATCTGCTAAGCGTAAAGAAACCAAGGCGAATAAGGTTAAGAAAAATCAGCCAGAAATCCCAGTGAAAGATTATTCCTCTAAGCTGGCTGAAGGAGAAGATGAAGCTGGTGAAGTCAGGTTTGACGACGACAAAAACCAAGAATCCGCTGTGGAAATTGTGGGCCCCAACTACCAAAACTTAGTGGGATCAAAAGAAGAATCAACTCTTGACCAGGGAAAGACAAGTCACAGCCAAGACCAAGCCAGCCAATTAAGCCTGGATATCGACGAAGAGGATGATGGAGAAGATTTATCTGATTTAACTATCGAGGCCGAGGAAGAAAATCCCGATTATAAACTCCCTCCAGTCAGCCTCTTAAATCCGATTCACCACACGGATCAAAGTAGTGAGTACCACATTATTAAAGAAAACATCAAAACTTTGGAAAAGACCTTAGCCAGCTTTAATGTGGATGCCAAGGTGACTAAGGCGAATTTAGGTCCGGCAGTTACCAAGTATGAAATTGAACCGGCAGTCGGTACCAAGGTATCTAAAATTACCAACTTAGCTGACGACATCGCCTTGGCCCTAGCAGCTAAGGATATCCGGATCGAAGCACCAATTCCAGGAAAATCAGTGATTGGTATTGAGGTTCCTAACCAAAAGGTGTCTGTGGTTTCCTTTAGAGACAGTTTTGAAAACCAGCCAGCCAATACGAAGTTATTAGAAGTTCCCTTGGGACGGTCAATTTATGGGGACACCCGGGTGGCAGACTTAACGAAAATGCCCCATCTCTTAATTGCGGGATCTACTGGTTCTGGTAAATCCGTCTGCATCAATGGCATGATTGTCTCCATTTTATTAAAGGCTAAGCCTAATGAAGTGAAATTAATGATGATTGACCCCAAAAAGGTTGAGCTAAACGTCTATAATGGGATTCCACACCTGCTTACTCCTGTGGTAACTAATCCACGCAAAGCAGCCCAAGCCTTGAATAAGGTAGTTGAAGAAATGGAGCGGCGTTATGAATTATTTGCCGCAACGGGTCAGCGAAATATCGATGGCTATAACCATCATGTGAGTGAATATAATGAGAACAGTGATGATAAACAGGCCTTGCTGCCTTATATTGTGGTTATTGTCGATGAATTAGCTGACTTGATGATGGTGGCTTCCAAAGAAGTTGAGGCTGCCATCACCCGTTTAGCTCAAATGGCGCGGGCAGCTGGTATTCACATGATTTTAGCTACCCAACGGCCGTCAGTTGATGTTATTACGGGGATCATTAAAGCTAACGTGCCTTCCCGGATTGCCTTTGCCGTTTCTAGTGGGACTGATTCACGGACAATTATCGATCAAAATGGCGCGGAAAAACTCCTCGGTCGCGGTGATATGCTCTTTATGCCCATGGGAGAGGGTAAACCTTTAAGAGTACAAGGGGCTTTCATTACTGATGAAGAGGTTGAAAGCGTAGTTGACTTTGTTAAAGACCAGCAAGAGGCCAATTATAGTGAGGCCATGATGCCTAGCGAAGTGAATGAGAATAGCGCGGCTGACGACCTTGATGAAATGTGGGATGAGGTTATTGATTTTGTCAAGGGTCGCGAAACGGTTTCGATTTCCATGTTGCAACGCCAATTTCGCATTGGTTACAACCGTGCTGCCCGTTTAGTTGATGACATGGAGGCACGCGGCATTGTCTCAGAACAAAACGGAAGCAAGCCTCGCACGGTTAATATTTCTGAAAAACAAGAAGATCAGGAAGACTAA